The sequence below is a genomic window from Lolium perenne isolate Kyuss_39 chromosome 7, Kyuss_2.0, whole genome shotgun sequence.
GAGAGACCGTTTTCCTGGAGGGGATTTTGCCGGAGGGTCGTTGGTCTTCTTCGCCGGCTGTCgatcacgcttcgagggtgagaatccgttcgcctctcttgtacctaggttttttttttgtctagatcaccaagtatgtcgcgatacctaggcgtctcttcccgaccgtaagggttacgcggataaatatgcattagtggtctcgcatattatgaaccgtaactcttacggcatttatcgggacagtcggcggatgcgtagttgggtacgttctccctgctctaccccgatccgagtcaggatttcggcagcgcctccccgttgttctccggatgcacacccctctcggctttttggcgagacgtgtatcgggagagcagcggagaggtgctgccgaaatcctgactcggatcagggtagagcagggagaacgtactcaatctacggatccagcggctgctaggagcccacctagtagagattcaggttgatgcatgcgtaaaaaaagaaaaattaaaatgcggatcatgtttgatataaattctaagtttgtctgttttggtgctggttagaggatggataatcgtgactggatgtacgatggcagaattgGTCCGTGGAAATATACTGaggaatggggagaaaagaccaaGCAGTTCGTGGCAGGGCGTTTGACATCCCTAGCAAACCCAGAACAGTTttttgcccttgtagtaagtgcaacaaccaaaaaacacaggacaaggaaactatgagtctTCACCTGATCAAGTCTGGGTTCAAACCGTCCTACAAGATTTGGACTTTTCATGGAGAAAAGGcgaagaaacgtgctaggaaggaggtgcggcagattcagcctacgagagaatatgatactgggtttgataggtgcctagagaacttggctaatggtaatgtgcctgaaagccctcatgtagaggcggagacatctagggatgcggagacaagtgaggagccggaggaaaacacaaagaagtattacgaggctttgtttgcttcgcagaaacccctacacgtaaatacagatgttacccaactagatgccatcgctcgccttttggcctttaagtgccacaggaatctgtgcagagatgggttcgatgaacttctggtcctcgttggcagcattctgccgaaagggcacctcttgccgcaaaacttctactattcgaaaaaattgctcagtgacctcaagatgtcatctcagcagatacacgcttgtccaaagggatgcatgctattcagagaggagcatgctaacacaaactattgcatccattgcaatagctctaggtactttgaggttgacaccaatggtgatggtcagaagaggcagaccacggttgccaagaatatcctccgctatcttccagtcctaccgaggatccagcggctcttcatgaccgaggatactgcccagcagatgaggtgggctGTAGAAGGGATCAGACCAGACAGtggcaagatgatacatccgtcggatggtactgcatggaagaactttgtcaagaaataTCCCCTGAAAGccggtgacccgaggagcgtagcaattgcgatatcaaccgatgggttcaatccatatggtatgtcggctgcggtatacagttgttggccagtgtttgttattcccctGAACCTACCCCCTAGCGTCTGCACGAGATCAGagtacatgtttgtgtcgatgataatcccaggacCGAAATACCCGGGTAAGAACATGAACGTGTATCTGGAACCACTGATTGATGACTTGCTTCTTGGGTGGGAAGATCGCGGGATCCGAACTTATGACGCGGCAAAGAAGGAacacttcgatatgtatgtctgGTACCACACGTCTCTGCATGACttgccagcacgtgctttgttctgcgggtggtgtacacatgggaagtggccttgtccGGAGTGCAGGCAagccgtgactttcttctggctaaacaagggtggcaagtattcctgctttgatgaagctcgacagttccttgagcagAGCCATgaatacaggagtgatgtaaagagctTCAAAAAAGGCCGCGTTGTCCATGCaccgaagccaattccgaagaccggacAGGAAACCAAGGCCGAGTTAGACGCTCTCCAGCCTaaccctgatgggaatggtttcttgggatatggggagacacaccaatggacccacaagccgtgcttctggaagcttccttactttgagtttctggagctcccgcataacattgatgtaatgcacaccgagaagaatatcagtgaagccatttggagcaccatagtggacactgagaagacgaaggataacataaaggctcgaattgaccAAGAAAAGTTGTGCGATAGGCCAGAGTTGAACATGAAGCCACCTCAAGGTGccaaaaaacttggactaagccacacgctccgttctgcctcacaaaggcccaaaagggaggtcttccaatggatgaaggactccttgtttttccctgatgggttcgcagccaactggatgaggggtcttaacattgaaacgttgcgagtacaaggactgaagagtcatgactaccacgtatggattgagcggataatgccggtgatgattcgaggctatgtccctgagaagacttggcgagtgctagcgaggttgagttatttcttccgccagatttgtgctagggagttagacactaaagtgattgagaagctggatgaacaGGCACCCATattgctttgcgatctagagaagatctttcctccagcgttctttaatccgatgcaacatatGATCCTCCACCTCGCGAAGGAATGCTTAAAGGGGGggccgaattggggccgttggcagtttggtcccgagagagaaacacaaaagcttcgtcagatgactggcaataaatgcaagatcgaagcatccatagccgaggcagtcctgaacgtggaggtggcaaacttcaccactaagcactatgatcccaacattcccacaaagcacaacccggtcctccgttacaatgccgccaacaatgaagatgtacccaagcttagcatcttcatagggcttggcggcaagtcaagtggctcgaagccgtacacaacgaatttacatgagcgggagttgatccactcgtatgtcttgaacaccatggtggaagtgaagccgtacatcaagtaagtgctaaccatttagttattcgcaaacattcatcgtatgttcgtggctaactcttcctccgTTCACTGTTGTAGACAATTCACGACTAAATATTGGAGGTATACCCACAGGGATCCTACCTCGGAAGAATCCAAGGaaattttcgataagggcggcggtcacggtttcagtagctggttctGTGGTTTGGTACTATCCTATCCAAATTTGTTTGTACACTGTCGACATTTCGGCCGACATTTCTTGTTCTAAACTTGTCGTCCTAatcttgtaggcaagaactgacaaagacatgaatcccttgctacgaaaaattgctaggggcttcaACCATTCCGTCGACTCGTTCAATTcttatgacgtgaacgggtatcgcttccagacccatcaatacacaacaagccgtccaaacaagaagacaataaatagcggggtggtatgtcaaggtgatgatggactccattactatggaagagtcgagggtatatacgagctgaattacgggtttgacaaagggctaaatcccgtcgtattcaaatgccattggttcgacccacgccgcgtgagacgggatcctgaaattggattggtcgaagttgaaagaagctctgtttataagggagaggacgtgtacattttggccacccaagccttccaagtattctatctcccgtacgcgtgccgAAACCCGAccaaacgtctacatggatgggatgttgtgatgacggttccttcacgcattaggccacccccgccaaacaaggatgattaccgccgcgtagacccctcaaCAAGGAGTGTTGATttctatcaagaagaagggctccccggtcATTTCACTATCGACTTGTCGGCCGTTGTTGAtaacatggtcgtagacgatgagcaagaagaagatgcggttatggaggaagacaatgaagaatatgAAGCTGAGGATGTGTGTGCCGTCGAAGACCtaagtttgctcgaggcgttcaaagcaggcATTGACCTAGGTCCaaatggaccacctccaggtttcatcgatgattattggttcgctgAGCCTGATGATGATGAAACATGTGGTCCGATTACGGATGTCGACAtaggctactgatctatgtagttctaattgtgaggctatcctatgtaataaactatgtgctatgtagttgtaattgtgaggctatcctatgtactgaactatgtgctatttgtaataaactatgtgctatgtagttgtaattgtgaggctatcctatgtactgaactatgtgctatttgtaataaactttgatctatgtagttgtaattgtgaggctatcatatgtactgaactatgtgctatttgtaataaactatgatctatgtactgaactatgtgctatttattgttgatttcactaatattcatctgtttacattgcatactaataaaccactcttttcattgtgtttgcaggtgattgaaacatgccgccaagaaaaagaaagggagGTTTCAAAAAGAAGATCAAGGCCGTGGCTGAGCTTGTGGGACTTTCGAGTGGTTCATCGTCGCAGACACGTCCTCCTAGCGCTCCTCCTAGCCCTCCACCACGGAGGAAGAATGcccagccacggcgacttcgtaccccttctcctagtcctcccccagccgaggatgatgacgaggagcagtggggtggggaggacgaggaggacggtgaGGAGCACGGTGGGCAGGATGAGGAGGAtggtggggaggacggtggggaggacggtgaggaggacggtggggaggacggtggggaggacggtggggaggagctcgaggaggatgaggggttggggggTTTGCCGCAGGAGCTAAACAAAGACCTAGCTTGGTATCCGCCCGAGGAGGAGGAGTACGTTGCAGCCGAGGAGAGGCTGGAACCacgggacaagaagccgtataagCGCGGGATTACGAAACTCCCCAAGCTAAAAACTTGGGCCTTCCGCGATGTTGTTCTCGTGCCCGCTGGAAAGAGGTACATGCTGATTCTGGCATTCCATTATTgaaatttttatcattatacaaTTTTTTTATCACATGCATACTGATTTTGGCAATTCGTTGTGCAGCATGTTCAAGTATGGTGACCCGAGGAGGCTCCCGACACGTGAGTACTCGAACATACTTGGAGGCCTAATTAGGAAGCATTTCCCTGGGATTGTCAATCTCCCTAGTGGTGGCCGCGATGTGGCTTGGACTTGGAAGCACTACAGCTACGCGGAAGATCCTAGCGGCAAGTGCGCCAACATGCAAGAGCGGGTTGTCCGCCacttctgggtacgtgacttttggcttcttagcattcaaacacttcttgactaccaatagttgctctaattcctcttgttttacctatgtgcatggttgcagaaatacttcacgAGGGCTGAGGGCAAGGAAATTGCGTGCGACGTTATCTTACACGAGTTGTGCAGGgtgagggtgactggcatgcactacgaggcacgtgtccAGTGCGTTCGCGACTGGCACGCCGAGCGCAAAGTTTGGATGAGTAAGGCTGATTGTCGGGATACGCTCATGGCACCGTGGCAGTACCTGCAGGTATTAGCATCGATGTGTTCTTTATTTCCGCATTTTCATGTAGTTTATGTTCTAATAATGGGTCTATCTTGtgtatgtagaaccctcctcagtacgtcggggAAGACAAGGCGTGCTTTCTTGCGATGGTCATATGGTGGACATCCGCCGAGTACGCccggaagcacgaggagggcaagcagAAGCGTTTAGAGATGGGAGGTGGATCACATGTCCTGGGCAGCAAGAACTTGGCCCTTACCTTGCAGCAAGAGGTGAGCAAATGGTTTCTTCATTCTTTCGTTTCATGTTATTGTTAGCCCCGCAAGGGTGTCCCTCTTCACTTACTTGCATgtactcttttgcaggaagtgaaGACAGGCGTGACACCAAACTTGTTTGGCCTCTTCCAAAAGTCCAAGACCAGGAGGGAGCCGCATCCTGAAACGGGGTCCGTGTGGGTCAACGGGCTAGCGGAGGCCCAGTGTGGCGCGTACCGCTCGAAGTTCAAGGACAAGCACGGCGAAGACGCCGACCCAACCACCGAAGACTTTGACGttgaggttgcggtgcttgcgggacaaggcaagaagggtggccgcctatggattgctgacgggttagtcgacccaacgaccattccatctctacgccagatccgtcgtgggcGTACGAGCGAGCAGCCTCGGGTAGAGACCCGCCCACGGGCTTCGGACCTAGCTGTGGAGAAGTTACGGGTAAGTTCTTCGTCGATCCTCTACGCTTCATTACATGTTTTCCATTGCAATGTTactgacatcgcggcaacacaacgtaggcggagatggaagaaagggaacggaggcaccaagaggagcagatgcagatgcagcagcagcTTAGGGAGAACATGCAGATGCAGCAGCAGATGTTGCAGCAGATGCAACAACAGCAGCAGATGTTCCAGCAGATGTTCATGAACCAGACCGTGCTGACTTCACCACCGGGGAGTAGTGGTCCTAGCACGTCGTGTCCTCCTATGTTCCCACATTTTGTAAGTGGTTAACTTAATATCTCCGTCTCAATCTTGTTTGTTGTCTAACCGAACTTTGGATATTGCAGATCCCCACGCCCGATCCGGCTGTGATGGCGCTCCTCCAGCAAGGGCCAAGTCAGAGCCCGCCGACACACGGCTTGACCGTCAACAATACGGGCATCATCCGGAGCCTGCAGCAGTTTCTAGGTGAGTTCTCCTACACTTCTAATTCTTCCATACCATGTCACTTGTGAATTTTAGCCATTCaaccatgtcaattttagccattatgttcaattttacctattccatgttaattttagccattccatgtcatccttagccattatgttgaattttagccatttcatgtcaattctagcgattatgttcaattttagccattccatgtcaattctagttcttccatgtcttacatgtcaattttagTCATTCCATGCCACTTATGCATCAACGAACTTGTAGGAGGACAAGGAGGTGGAGAAGGACAAGGAGGTGGAGACGGAAATGGAGAAGGTTGATGTTGGTTGTATGAACTTTGTTGTGCTATTTGGATCATTCTATGTTGGAGACTTTGTTGTTGGACTATTGTATGGACTTCGTTGGACTATATTATGTATGAACTTTGTTGTTGATGATGTGCAAATACTCTATATGTTATGCTATATATGGATCTGGATATATATTTGTATTTGTGAATTGTATATGCAGGGATTAATGAGAAACAGAAAAAATCTGGAATTTTTCCAGCACCTTTGCCGTgcatatgcacacggcaaagacacatgcacacggcaaagaaggcctttgccgtgcacatacacacggcaaaggttgCCCTGCTGTGCACTGCGCGGCTGTGGCAGTGCTGCTGTAgcatctttgccgtgcggggagaagtggaagcgcacggcaaagaggagACTTTGCCGTGCGGGATGGGGGCGGAGCACACGGCAAAGCCGGCCGCACGGCAAACGCTCAAGGCGCACGGCAACCACACTCGCACGGCAACGCTGTCCCAGCACACGGCAAAGCCagtgcgcacggcaaaggcctttgccgtgcctCTTCCgcgcggcgcacggcaaaggcggcTTTGCCGGGCGGTTCATTGCCGAGCATTCTTTGCCGTGCAAGCCCgctcggcaaaggctttgccgagcgTATTtggccctttgccgtgcgttttggcTGCACGGCAAAGCCCTGTTCTGCCGTAGTGAGAGATAGTGTCCTCGCAATACTCTAAATCTAATGCTATATATAGTTGATAAGTAACTGCAAATCATTTACTACTAATGAGTGTGTGCCTCTGAAGTTCCTCCAACTGAGTATATAGGACCTGCACGTATTCGCAATAGAAAATCGGTACTACCTGTGTAACCATCGGTGTAGCCAAAATTACGAATCATTTCTGAACATGTGGCGTATGTTTACAGAAAGGTTTAGTCTAGCAATTGATGTGTTGTAAGGGAAATTGAATGAATCAACTGATGTGTCATATTGACCTTTCGCAGCTTATATATAAGGGGAAGCGATGCAAGTCCGTCCATGGCGACGTGAGTGAGAGTCACCATTGTTGCTAAACAACCAACATAGGAAATTATAAGAGGAAGGGTTACCCCTTTAACGAATCCTATTAAATAAATCCTAACCCTCCGTCTAGTCCTTTCTCGTTCTTACGATTGATCATCTTTCGAATTATTTTTGCTATTTTCTCCTCCAAAAACTCCATGAGAAAAATGAGAAGAAATATATACTACTCCCTcagtccataaaaggatgtcttcTTTTTATAGACAGATGTAGTACATGCCATGAAAATCTCCTTCTAAAATCCTTGTGGGAAAATAAGGATAAAATGAGAGCATCCATGCTTTGCCTCATTAAAAATAGAGATGAGAACCATTACGAAAACTCGCAAGGAGAAAATATAATAATCTTCAACAAGCTATAACCTAGGAGATTTCTTCTCCTGAATTTTGCAATGGTAAGAAATTTGCGGGATTATCGCATGACCACGTTTGCTAAAATACCAATTTTCTTATTCATTATAATTAATAGAATGTCTATCATTGTGTCAAGCAATACACATTTCCAAATGCTTCATACAAAGCAATTATCTCATAATGATTTCTGGACGTAGCCACCAAAGTTTGCTTTATCGACTCCCAAGAGAAGGTTGTACTCGTCCATGTAAAAAGAGAAAACATCTGTGTTCTAGCATTATGTGGATCTAACAAGTATTCAGCGTCACAATACCCCACCATTGTTCTCTCTTTATTTTTCGAtagaacaaaccaagattttcggTGCCCTGGAGATATATAATAATATTCTTCACCCAACCCAATGCCTTTTCATTAGCGATGCGATGTGCATGCCTAGACAACAAATTAATTGCAAAAGATATATCAGGACTTTTGGGATTTTAAAATATCATTATGGTGCAAgattttttttattattattatcttTTTGCAACATTGTTCATTAGGATTtaaaaagattattatggtgcaaGATATTTTTTGTTTCTTACGATCTTGCTTCTTCTAGGAGAACTATTACTTCATGGTATGCCTGTTTAGTTATTAATTGTTTTCTATTCTCAATGCTTGCTTACATCTTGAGTGGCAATAAACATTGAAAATATGTAACTAATGATAAGAAATTCCAAATTCTATGTTGTCTTGTCATCTTTATGCTCGAGGACAAGCATACATTAAGCTTTGGGATGTTGATACGTGTAAAATGCCATGGATATATGATTTTTTTATTATTGCATATATTTGAGGTTTCAGAAATGCATTGATTTTGGGGATTTTTCACAAAGTCTTATTTTATTTGTTTATAATGGTGTATAACAACAAATTCTATTTTACTTATTTTTTAGTTTCAGGAATCTTTGGGATGTCAAATAGACTCCAACTCTTTTCCACGCTAGTTTATCGGGAAGTACAACGAAGTGAGAAGGAGTGGAGCTAAAGCACCATGGGCTGGCCAAGAGAGCCAATGGCGCGGCCACCACCCTGGGTCGTTCCATGGGGCCCACCCGCCGCCTCGTCACTCTGTTTGCCACGTTCTTCACGCCTACGAATGCGTATTGACCTGAAATTTAACCATCTATAAACACCCTTGATATCACACAGCCACAAGGAGCTGgctataaaaaaagaaaaaaaaagaaaaaccgaaACACAGAGGAACCTgtaaagattggagggggaaacaacGTCTGAGTTTTCCCCGGTCACTGCTTCGCCTCCATCAATATCATCAACATTGCCgtcatgatgaagagggagtattccacctctggactatgggtttgcATAAGTAATTTGTAtcaactctctctctctatctctctctttctctctctatgCACTTCACTAATTATATGCCCATAAGTTGTCTAGATGATTGCGGTCATATTTTATTACCTTCATGGTGGATTTTTTGCCATGATATGAAATGGAGATTTATGTGATGTATGTATTAATA
It includes:
- the LOC139833686 gene encoding uncharacterized protein, which encodes MFKYGDPRRLPTREYSNILGGLIRKHFPGIVNLPSGGRDVAWTWKHYSYAEDPSGKCANMQERVVRHFWKYFTRAEGKEIACDVILHELCRVRVTGMHYEARVQCVRDWHAERKVWMSKADCRDTLMAPWQYLQNPPQYVGEDKACFLAMVIWWTSAEYARKHEEGKQKRLEMGGGSHVLGSKNLALTLQQEEVKTGVTPNLFGLFQKSKTRREPHPETGSVWVNGLAEAQCGAYRSKFKDKHGEDADPTTEDFDVEVAVLAGQGKKGGRLWIADGLVDPTTIPSLRQIRRGRTSEQPRVETRPRASDLAVEKLRAEMEERERRHQEEQMQMQQQLRENMQMQQQMLQQMQQQQQMFQQMFMNQTVLTSPPGSSGPSTSCPPMFPHFIPTPDPAVMALLQQGPSQSPPTHGLTVNNTGIIRSLQQFLGEFSYTSNSSIPCHL